In Janibacter cremeus, a genomic segment contains:
- a CDS encoding glycosyltransferase: protein MTQQSSATSSATPSRRTTTPPATVTAVVVARTREGTGQTLRALLAQEQAPDRILLVDGALDGLGDTSDLIESVEDAEIDVLTTTLGSGRGLRRILPSMVERLPRTDLGRDLVWVLTSRSRPHPQALRRLVSAAGRGVGMVTPKLVDEDDPSRIVRLGLQVTRTGRIVPDPLAGTTDQGQYDGVVDAISAPLEGLVIDRKVLEQLDGHDPGMGDFGGDLDLGWRAQRAGHRVVLAPGAAVAVEPTVAERRATIDHHRQARRVALTRANLLVAPLLALWILVGSLLGGLALVVLKRPGMGAAELASLPAAIDPRSLRSRLRGKAPREVARRDLASLFVAPSVALRRLVDEARGSGGRDPGVAARSLETEGRSVLLHPLLWVVVAATVMSGWAARHITDELRHRFDAGLVGGDLLGGRATGGQLWDSWWMAWHGQGWGHGLEQSPAVVVLGGLTTVLSWVPAVGNADSPAGIVLALFVIVALPLAAVVAWVSTRTFTDRRWLRAGVALAWVTSAPAAVAVGEGRIGALLALVLLPRVVAGLVRVPRPRTPYSDVVRTGLWGALLAAVAPLAGIVVALVGLGHLLLGGGRGRWRGVTLVLTPLLLAGPWLLTLRGQPARLLTGWGLTDTPADLPSWQLALGQLPDGATTTWWTAGVLAVGALALLVPGPRRASWVAATAAVLGLAWAVGAPHLVLGYRPSGAAEAGEAITPWAGTGQLVLIGAALVAVLLAVEVLPPSLRSLRSAGRRSLLVLPAVGLVVAAAGSGVVVAKHSYGDQLSTWRDPRPLVAIAGAEGPTATRTLVVESGEGQLAYRLLGSEPGDLVRDLPYQLPPVAGEEQVAGAVARALGHGEGERAPADVLAEQGVANLVVIDATEAQGRLLDASPGLSRLGSSAGSVTWAVRSPVTDGSTSSRARVTSEGSSAPVEGTGAHADTDGPVPVPEGEHLSIAESLDWSDRVQVRADGELLEVQTHSAVPTYELPEGTDEVSIDVGAGHLLWKLVQIAALVLTLYLALPTERRADLEGEEETR from the coding sequence GTGACGCAGCAGTCTTCCGCCACGTCCTCCGCCACTCCCTCCCGGCGGACGACGACGCCTCCAGCGACCGTCACGGCCGTCGTCGTGGCGCGTACACGGGAGGGAACGGGCCAAACCCTGCGCGCCCTCCTCGCGCAGGAGCAGGCGCCTGATCGCATCCTCCTCGTCGACGGTGCCCTCGACGGGCTCGGGGACACCAGCGACCTCATCGAGTCCGTGGAGGACGCCGAGATCGACGTCCTGACGACCACGCTCGGTTCCGGGCGCGGACTGCGCCGGATCCTGCCCTCGATGGTCGAGCGCCTCCCGCGCACCGACCTGGGACGAGACCTGGTGTGGGTGCTCACCTCCCGCTCGCGGCCACACCCGCAGGCCCTGCGTCGGCTCGTCTCCGCCGCCGGGCGCGGCGTCGGCATGGTCACGCCCAAGCTCGTCGACGAGGACGACCCGTCGCGGATCGTGCGGCTCGGGCTGCAGGTCACCCGCACCGGACGGATCGTCCCCGACCCTCTCGCCGGCACCACCGACCAGGGCCAGTACGACGGTGTCGTCGACGCGATCTCCGCACCGCTGGAGGGCCTGGTCATCGACCGCAAGGTCCTCGAGCAGCTCGATGGACACGATCCCGGCATGGGGGACTTCGGCGGCGACCTCGATCTCGGCTGGCGCGCCCAGCGCGCGGGCCACCGGGTCGTGCTCGCACCGGGCGCTGCCGTCGCGGTCGAACCCACGGTGGCCGAGCGAAGGGCGACCATTGACCACCACAGGCAGGCCCGGCGGGTGGCGCTGACGCGCGCGAATCTCCTGGTGGCACCGTTGCTGGCCCTGTGGATCCTCGTCGGCTCCCTCCTCGGCGGGCTGGCCCTCGTCGTCCTCAAGCGACCGGGGATGGGCGCGGCCGAGCTGGCCAGCCTCCCCGCCGCGATCGATCCCCGCAGCCTGCGCTCGCGCCTGCGCGGCAAGGCCCCGCGTGAGGTCGCCCGCCGTGACCTCGCCTCTCTCTTCGTCGCCCCCTCGGTGGCCCTGCGCCGGCTCGTCGACGAGGCCCGCGGCTCCGGAGGCCGGGACCCGGGCGTCGCCGCGCGTTCCCTCGAGACCGAGGGCCGCAGCGTCCTGCTGCACCCGCTGCTGTGGGTGGTCGTCGCGGCGACCGTGATGTCGGGCTGGGCCGCGCGTCACATCACCGACGAGCTGCGCCACCGTTTCGACGCCGGCCTCGTCGGCGGCGACCTGCTCGGCGGCCGCGCCACCGGCGGTCAGCTGTGGGACTCCTGGTGGATGGCGTGGCACGGTCAGGGCTGGGGCCACGGGCTCGAGCAGTCGCCCGCCGTGGTCGTCCTCGGCGGTCTGACCACCGTGCTCAGCTGGGTCCCCGCCGTCGGCAACGCCGACTCGCCCGCGGGGATCGTCCTCGCCCTCTTCGTCATCGTCGCGCTGCCCCTGGCCGCCGTGGTCGCCTGGGTCAGCACGCGGACCTTCACCGACCGTCGTTGGCTGCGCGCCGGGGTGGCGTTGGCCTGGGTGACCAGCGCACCTGCTGCGGTGGCCGTGGGCGAAGGGAGGATCGGCGCCCTCCTCGCGCTGGTGCTGCTGCCCCGTGTGGTCGCTGGTCTCGTGCGCGTCCCTCGCCCCCGCACGCCCTACAGCGATGTCGTGCGCACCGGTCTGTGGGGGGCTCTGCTCGCCGCAGTGGCGCCCCTGGCCGGCATCGTCGTCGCCCTGGTCGGCCTCGGTCACCTGTTGCTCGGCGGTGGGCGCGGTCGTTGGCGTGGTGTCACCCTCGTGCTCACGCCCCTGCTCCTGGCGGGACCGTGGTTGCTGACGCTGCGCGGCCAGCCAGCTCGCCTGCTCACCGGGTGGGGCCTGACCGACACCCCCGCCGACCTGCCGTCCTGGCAGCTCGCACTCGGGCAGCTACCCGACGGGGCGACGACCACGTGGTGGACCGCTGGTGTGCTGGCCGTCGGTGCCCTCGCGCTGCTCGTCCCCGGCCCACGCCGGGCCTCCTGGGTCGCGGCGACCGCCGCGGTCCTCGGGCTGGCCTGGGCCGTCGGGGCCCCGCACCTGGTCCTCGGGTACCGGCCCTCCGGAGCGGCGGAGGCCGGTGAGGCGATCACCCCGTGGGCCGGTACCGGCCAGCTCGTCCTCATCGGTGCTGCCCTGGTCGCCGTGCTGCTCGCCGTAGAGGTACTGCCGCCGTCCCTGCGCTCCCTTCGCAGCGCCGGTCGACGCTCCCTGCTGGTCCTGCCCGCTGTCGGGCTCGTCGTGGCAGCCGCCGGCAGCGGCGTGGTCGTCGCCAAGCACTCCTACGGTGACCAGCTGTCGACCTGGCGCGACCCTCGTCCGCTCGTCGCGATCGCCGGCGCGGAGGGGCCGACCGCCACCCGCACCCTCGTCGTGGAGTCGGGGGAGGGCCAGCTCGCCTACCGTCTCCTGGGCAGCGAGCCGGGCGACCTCGTCCGCGACCTGCCGTACCAGCTGCCTCCCGTCGCCGGTGAGGAGCAGGTGGCCGGCGCGGTGGCCCGGGCGCTCGGCCACGGCGAGGGCGAGCGGGCACCCGCGGACGTCCTGGCCGAGCAGGGCGTCGCGAACCTCGTCGTCATCGACGCGACCGAGGCGCAGGGCCGCCTCCTTGATGCCTCTCCGGGCCTGTCCCGGCTCGGGTCGAGCGCGGGGAGCGTCACTTGGGCCGTGCGCTCCCCGGTCACCGATGGCTCGACCTCCTCGCGGGCGCGCGTCACGAGCGAGGGGTCCAGCGCGCCCGTGGAGGGCACCGGAGCGCACGCCGACACCGACGGGCCGGTCCCGGTGCCCGAGGGCGAGCACCTGAGCATCGCCGAGTCGCTCGACTGGAGTGACCGCGTCCAGGTGCGCGCCGACGGGGAACTGCTGGAGGTGCAAACCCACAGCGCCGTACCGACCTACGAGTTGCCCGAGGGCACCGATGAGGTGAGCATCGACGTGGGTGCCGGCCACCTGCTGTGGAAGCTCGTCCAGATCGCCGCCCTCGTGCTCACGCTCTACCTGGCTCTTCCGACGGAGCGCCGTGCGGACCTCGAGGGCGAGGAGGAGACCCGATGA
- a CDS encoding DUF5719 family protein: MTSPSGHRRAWAHPVARVIAVGALSAGIVLGVDRLGAVPTDAAPQVAGKQVAATSVTAYCPGDPFTDKSEVDVTGEISAHTAPGPVLEGVITPSEEPGEISIRDLSTDPSSDTDQDEPPRSGPTDLVEDELDGPVRVRARQHHAPGAVMSQSFVAGGERATGLAAMPCTAPIADAWLVSGGAEDGRQEHLVLTNPGANAVSVTLDALGAKGEESVVVPPRDRTVVLLDAIGGTDAPQAVHVSSSNGLVVPTIVDHHLDGLVPAGVETTAATTSPSRRQVIPAGAGGDERGVVVGAPGGSDAVVQVRSLGEDGSRSASVETVPAGSAVDLDLPEQESGVHGWLVESDEPVVAAAHLTTRAPDGTRDMAWSVATTAVRSLGGVALPATTGGDVTRSVSVTADEEPATAEVLALRDGEVTKQEVSLAAGHSTAVPVAAAEAVWVRPTSGVVHAAALLVGGDGAEQARATSLPIESSRVAVRDIEVVHQR; encoded by the coding sequence ATGACCAGTCCGTCAGGGCACCGCCGCGCCTGGGCCCACCCGGTGGCCCGTGTCATCGCCGTCGGTGCGCTGTCCGCGGGGATCGTCCTGGGCGTCGATCGCCTCGGGGCGGTCCCCACCGACGCGGCACCGCAGGTCGCGGGGAAGCAGGTCGCGGCGACGAGCGTCACCGCCTACTGCCCGGGTGACCCGTTCACCGACAAGTCCGAGGTCGACGTCACCGGCGAGATCTCGGCGCACACAGCGCCGGGCCCGGTGCTCGAGGGCGTGATCACCCCGAGCGAGGAGCCGGGGGAGATCAGCATCCGGGACCTGTCCACCGACCCGAGCAGCGACACCGATCAGGACGAGCCGCCCAGGAGTGGCCCCACCGACCTGGTCGAGGACGAGCTCGATGGGCCGGTGCGGGTCCGTGCCCGGCAGCACCATGCCCCCGGTGCGGTCATGTCGCAGTCCTTCGTCGCCGGTGGCGAGCGGGCGACTGGTCTGGCCGCGATGCCGTGCACGGCACCGATCGCCGACGCGTGGCTCGTCTCGGGCGGCGCCGAGGACGGCCGCCAGGAGCACCTCGTGCTGACCAATCCCGGCGCCAACGCCGTCTCCGTGACGCTCGACGCGCTCGGGGCGAAGGGGGAGGAGTCCGTCGTCGTCCCGCCGCGGGACCGCACGGTCGTCCTCCTCGACGCGATCGGCGGGACGGACGCACCGCAGGCGGTGCACGTCTCCAGCAGCAACGGGCTCGTCGTCCCGACGATCGTCGACCACCACCTCGACGGGTTGGTCCCCGCCGGGGTCGAGACCACGGCCGCGACGACCTCACCGAGCAGGCGCCAGGTCATCCCAGCGGGCGCCGGCGGTGACGAGCGCGGGGTCGTCGTCGGGGCGCCCGGCGGGAGCGACGCCGTCGTCCAGGTCCGCAGTCTCGGCGAGGACGGCTCGCGCAGCGCGAGCGTCGAGACCGTCCCGGCCGGCAGCGCCGTCGACCTCGACCTGCCCGAGCAGGAGTCCGGGGTGCACGGCTGGCTCGTCGAGTCCGACGAACCGGTCGTGGCGGCCGCCCACCTGACCACCCGGGCACCCGACGGGACCCGTGACATGGCCTGGTCGGTGGCGACCACCGCCGTGCGATCCCTCGGTGGGGTCGCGCTGCCCGCCACGACGGGTGGCGACGTCACCCGGTCCGTCAGCGTCACTGCAGACGAGGAGCCGGCGACGGCGGAGGTGCTCGCCCTGCGTGACGGGGAGGTCACCAAGCAGGAGGTCTCACTGGCGGCGGGACACAGCACTGCCGTGCCCGTCGCAGCGGCCGAAGCGGTGTGGGTGCGGCCCACCAGCGGCGTGGTCCACGCCGCGGCGCTACTCGTGGGTGGTGACGGCGCGGAGCAGGCCCGCGCGACGTCCTTGCCCATCGAGTCCTCGAGGGTGGCCGTACGCGACATCGAGGTCGTCCACCAGCGCTGA
- a CDS encoding metallopeptidase family protein: MSRYRDRRGRGIRGPLAHPGVPAMTSRAQAFDDLVLDVARRYEAVLGRRWSQVEFAVEEVPPSDPASWEDGVPLARLWPSRGRLPARIVVYRRPILTAARGRNHAVIVHDVLVEQIALLLGVAPWEIDPHRP; this comes from the coding sequence ATGAGCCGCTACCGGGACCGACGAGGACGCGGGATCCGTGGGCCGTTGGCCCACCCGGGTGTCCCGGCGATGACCTCGCGGGCGCAGGCCTTCGACGACCTGGTCCTCGATGTCGCCCGCCGCTACGAAGCCGTGCTGGGACGGCGCTGGTCACAGGTGGAGTTCGCGGTCGAGGAGGTCCCACCCTCCGACCCCGCATCGTGGGAGGACGGTGTCCCACTCGCCCGGTTGTGGCCGTCCAGGGGGAGACTGCCCGCCCGCATCGTCGTCTACCGTCGCCCGATCCTCACAGCGGCTCGGGGACGCAACCACGCGGTCATCGTGCACGACGTTCTCGTCGAGCAGATCGCGCTGCTGCTGGGCGTGGCCCCCTGGGAGATCGACCCCCACCGGCCCTGA
- a CDS encoding DUF3499 family protein, producing the protein MTLSRQCSRAACPRPAAGTLTYVYSDSTVVLGPLATYAEPHAYDLCDQHAARLTAPRGWDVVRLATDQPAPASHDDLVAIAEAVRTRPAPATDSERTAHVPTSARPEPDSVTETGRRGHLRVLRDLD; encoded by the coding sequence GTGACTCTTTCCCGACAGTGTTCCCGAGCGGCGTGCCCGCGACCGGCTGCCGGGACGCTGACCTACGTCTACTCCGACTCGACCGTGGTGCTGGGCCCTCTGGCCACCTACGCCGAGCCGCACGCCTACGACCTCTGCGACCAGCACGCCGCGCGCCTGACCGCCCCCCGCGGTTGGGACGTCGTGCGACTGGCCACCGACCAGCCGGCGCCGGCGTCCCATGACGACCTCGTCGCCATCGCGGAGGCGGTGCGCACCCGCCCCGCGCCCGCCACCGACTCCGAGCGCACCGCACACGTCCCCACGAGCGCCCGGCCGGAGCCCGACAGCGTGACCGAGACCGGCCGCCGCGGCCACCTGCGCGTCCTGCGCGACCTCGACTGA
- a CDS encoding phosphomannomutase/phosphoglucomutase — protein sequence MTTLADFVKAYDVRGLVPDQLDVHVVHALAAAFAEVIALADEAPGVVIGHDMRPSSSELVDAFAAGVTARGTDVVLIGLASTDELYYASGALGMPGAMFTASHNPARYNGIKFCRSGARPVGQDSGLARIRDLAQQHLDAGVTTFDGVTPGQVSRRDVLADYAAFLRGLVDLGGSRPLRVSVDAGNGMGGLTVPAVLGTDAGLADLPLTIDPMYFELDGTFPNHEANPLDPANLVDLQERVRSHGADIGIAFDGDADRCFVVDEAGDPISPSAITAMIARREVAREVAAGRGAGEVAIVHNAITSAAVPEIIAESGARPVPTRVGHSYVKAVMSEHDAVFGGEHSAHYYFRDFWFADTGMLAAMHVLAALGESDAPLSEVMAPYERYVASGEINSTVADAVAVTERVRHAYARRDDVVLDDLDGMTVTRAEEPMWWFNLRASNTEPLLRLNVEAADTHTMTQVRDDVLMMIRETR from the coding sequence GTGACCACCCTCGCCGACTTCGTCAAGGCCTATGACGTGCGTGGGCTCGTGCCCGACCAGCTGGACGTCCACGTCGTCCATGCCCTTGCCGCCGCTTTCGCCGAGGTGATCGCGCTCGCCGACGAGGCACCGGGGGTCGTCATCGGCCACGACATGCGGCCGAGCTCATCGGAACTCGTCGACGCCTTCGCCGCCGGTGTCACCGCCCGCGGGACCGACGTCGTCCTCATCGGCCTTGCCAGCACGGACGAGCTCTACTACGCCAGTGGCGCGCTCGGTATGCCGGGCGCCATGTTCACCGCCAGCCACAACCCGGCGCGGTACAACGGCATCAAGTTCTGCCGTTCCGGGGCCCGGCCCGTCGGGCAGGACTCCGGCCTGGCGCGCATCCGTGACCTGGCCCAACAGCACCTCGACGCCGGGGTGACCACCTTCGACGGCGTCACCCCGGGTCAGGTGTCGAGACGCGATGTCCTGGCGGACTACGCCGCCTTCCTGCGTGGCCTCGTCGACCTGGGCGGGTCGCGGCCCCTGAGGGTGAGCGTCGACGCCGGCAACGGCATGGGCGGCCTGACCGTCCCGGCCGTCCTCGGGACGGACGCAGGACTGGCCGACCTGCCCCTGACGATCGATCCGATGTACTTCGAGCTCGACGGGACCTTCCCCAACCACGAGGCCAACCCGCTCGACCCCGCCAACCTCGTCGACCTGCAGGAGCGGGTGCGCAGCCACGGGGCCGACATCGGCATCGCCTTCGACGGTGACGCGGACCGGTGCTTCGTCGTCGACGAGGCGGGGGATCCGATCAGCCCCAGCGCGATCACCGCGATGATCGCCCGCCGCGAGGTGGCCCGGGAGGTCGCCGCCGGCCGTGGGGCAGGGGAGGTCGCGATCGTGCACAACGCGATCACCTCTGCCGCCGTGCCCGAGATCATCGCCGAGTCCGGCGCGCGGCCGGTGCCCACCCGGGTGGGGCACTCCTACGTCAAGGCGGTCATGAGCGAGCACGACGCCGTCTTCGGCGGTGAGCACTCCGCGCACTACTACTTCCGCGACTTCTGGTTCGCCGACACGGGCATGCTCGCCGCGATGCACGTCCTCGCGGCGCTGGGGGAGTCCGACGCCCCGCTGAGCGAGGTCATGGCCCCCTACGAGCGCTACGTCGCCTCGGGGGAGATCAACTCCACGGTCGCGGACGCCGTCGCCGTGACCGAGCGCGTGCGGCATGCCTACGCGCGCCGCGACGACGTGGTTCTCGACGACCTCGACGGGATGACCGTCACCCGGGCGGAGGAGCCGATGTGGTGGTTCAACCTGCGCGCGAGCAACACCGAGCCACTGCTGCGACTCAATGTCGAGGCGGCCGACACCCACACGATGACCCAGGTACGAGACGATGTGCTGATGATGATCCGGGAGACACGATGA
- a CDS encoding Trm112 family protein produces the protein MTTSTIEPWLREILRCPACRTELRDESGDSGPELVCTSAGCGLAYRVDQGIPVLLVDEARKPA, from the coding sequence ATGACCACGTCGACGATCGAGCCCTGGCTGCGCGAGATCCTGCGCTGCCCCGCCTGCCGCACCGAGCTTCGCGACGAGAGCGGCGACTCCGGACCGGAGTTGGTGTGCACCAGTGCCGGGTGCGGCCTTGCCTACCGGGTGGACCAGGGCATCCCCGTGCTGCTCGTCGACGAGGCCCGCAAGCCGGCCTGA
- a CDS encoding SIS domain-containing protein, translating to MSPFDETLLDDEERRHAIDASDMLRALAGAGAQVRRAVTLSQESDLERVAGGERPRAVHVAAVGGSEAVASVLDLLVSHRSPVLLTADGSGPLPGWVGALDLVIAVSKSGRAEGPVRQAREAGRRGAHVLTIGAPDSPLASAAAAARGVHVPIDSGTGHSRTALWSLLVPAVLATSVCGVIDVSASVLLAVADRLDAQAEACRPDAEHFVNPAKSLATDLSEIAPVVLGDGPVTGVAARRTSAMLARTSRVPSTWGRLPDAASQVVACLSGPLAGSGTTAPDGGRDIFADPYLDGPARPALGLVLLRDPVPTHDDDPRAVERHNTAQSVADQAEGSGVRVLAQVAGPGHDLERLADHIALTDFASTYLAIGHGFDPASAPGIDDLHLPRKASE from the coding sequence ATGTCGCCCTTCGACGAGACCCTGCTCGACGACGAGGAGCGTCGCCACGCCATCGACGCCTCCGACATGCTCCGGGCGCTCGCCGGCGCCGGCGCCCAGGTGCGTCGCGCGGTCACCCTGAGCCAGGAGAGCGACCTGGAGCGGGTCGCGGGCGGGGAGCGTCCCCGAGCCGTCCACGTGGCGGCGGTCGGCGGATCAGAGGCTGTCGCCTCCGTCCTCGACCTGCTCGTCTCCCACCGCTCGCCGGTGCTTCTCACGGCGGACGGATCCGGCCCCCTTCCCGGTTGGGTCGGGGCCCTGGACCTGGTCATCGCGGTCTCGAAGTCCGGTCGGGCGGAGGGGCCTGTCCGTCAAGCCCGCGAGGCGGGCCGCCGCGGCGCGCACGTCCTGACCATCGGGGCACCGGACAGTCCGCTCGCGAGTGCCGCGGCGGCTGCGCGTGGGGTGCACGTGCCGATCGACTCGGGCACCGGGCACTCGCGCACGGCGCTGTGGAGCCTGCTCGTCCCCGCAGTGCTCGCCACCTCGGTGTGCGGTGTCATCGACGTGTCGGCGAGCGTGCTCCTCGCGGTCGCGGACCGTTTGGATGCTCAGGCGGAGGCGTGCCGCCCCGATGCCGAGCACTTCGTCAACCCCGCCAAGTCGCTGGCGACCGACCTGAGCGAGATCGCCCCGGTCGTGCTGGGGGACGGACCCGTCACCGGTGTCGCCGCGCGTCGCACGAGCGCGATGCTCGCCCGCACCAGTCGGGTTCCCTCGACGTGGGGACGGCTGCCGGACGCAGCGTCCCAAGTGGTGGCCTGCCTCTCCGGTCCACTTGCCGGGTCGGGGACGACGGCGCCCGACGGAGGGCGTGACATCTTCGCCGATCCCTACCTGGACGGCCCCGCGCGGCCGGCTCTGGGACTGGTCCTGCTGCGCGACCCGGTCCCCACCCACGACGACGACCCGCGCGCGGTCGAGCGACACAACACTGCCCAGTCCGTCGCCGATCAGGCCGAGGGCTCCGGGGTCCGCGTCCTGGCGCAGGTGGCCGGCCCCGGCCACGACCTCGAGCGGCTGGCCGACCACATCGCCCTGACGGACTTTGCGAGCACCTACCTCGCGATCGGTCACGGTTTCGACCCGGCGAGCGCACCGGGTATCGATGATCTCCACCTCCCACGAAAGGCATCTGAGTGA
- a CDS encoding mycothione reductase: MIDVDIAVIGSGSGNGLVTHELADRRFAIIEGGDVFGGTCLNVGCIPTKMYVHVAEVATMVREGGRLGVDATLDRVRFTDVRDRVFAGRIDQIAAAGEAYRRDDTSLELLRGHARFTGPRTLRVDLRDGGTEEVRAGQIVIATGSHASIPEEIAAVAEREDITLHTSDTVMRLPERPERMLVVGGGFIAAEMAHIFSAFGTRVTISARGGELLRHLDDELVEVFTTRAREQWDVRTSTTVTDLRRGGGDVLRRDAGASKEGITATLSDGSDVEVDVVLVATGRAPSTSGLGLDVAGVDVHDDGRVVVDAHGRTTVDGVWSLGDASSPFQLKHVANHEARAVAHNLAHPDDPRVFDHDAVPAAVFTHPQIASVGMTEAEAVTAGVDVVTKVQKYGDTAYGWAMEDTTSVCKVVADRRTGRLVGGHLIGPEASTLIQPLIQMMAFDQPVSQMVRGQYWIHPALTEVVENALLGLDLNPVEDQIESPPRA, encoded by the coding sequence GTGATCGACGTCGACATCGCCGTGATCGGTAGCGGATCCGGCAACGGTCTCGTCACGCACGAGCTCGCCGACCGAAGGTTCGCCATCATCGAGGGCGGTGACGTCTTCGGTGGCACCTGCCTGAACGTCGGCTGCATCCCCACGAAGATGTACGTCCACGTGGCCGAGGTCGCCACCATGGTGCGCGAGGGCGGCCGACTGGGCGTCGACGCCACCCTCGACCGGGTCCGCTTCACCGATGTGCGTGACCGCGTCTTCGCCGGACGCATCGACCAGATCGCTGCCGCGGGTGAGGCCTACCGCCGCGACGACACGAGCCTCGAGCTGCTGCGCGGACACGCGCGATTCACCGGACCCCGCACGCTGCGCGTCGACCTGCGGGACGGGGGCACCGAGGAAGTCCGGGCAGGGCAGATCGTCATCGCCACCGGGTCCCACGCCAGCATCCCCGAGGAGATCGCGGCGGTGGCCGAGCGCGAGGACATCACGCTGCACACCTCTGACACGGTGATGCGTCTGCCCGAGCGGCCGGAGCGGATGCTGGTCGTCGGTGGTGGATTCATCGCCGCCGAGATGGCCCACATCTTCTCGGCATTCGGTACCCGGGTCACCATCTCGGCGCGCGGTGGGGAGCTGCTGCGCCACCTCGACGACGAGCTCGTCGAGGTCTTCACGACCAGGGCGCGTGAGCAGTGGGACGTGCGCACCTCCACCACGGTCACCGACCTGCGCCGTGGTGGAGGCGATGTCCTGAGGCGCGACGCAGGAGCCTCGAAGGAGGGGATCACCGCCACCCTGTCCGACGGCAGCGACGTCGAGGTCGATGTCGTCCTCGTGGCGACCGGTCGCGCACCGAGCACCTCGGGCCTGGGGCTCGACGTCGCCGGGGTGGACGTGCACGACGACGGCCGGGTGGTCGTCGACGCCCACGGCCGCACCACCGTCGACGGTGTGTGGTCCCTCGGGGACGCGTCCTCGCCCTTCCAGCTCAAGCACGTGGCCAACCACGAGGCCCGAGCCGTCGCGCACAACCTGGCCCACCCCGACGACCCACGGGTTTTCGACCACGATGCCGTCCCGGCCGCCGTCTTCACCCATCCGCAGATCGCCAGTGTCGGGATGACCGAGGCCGAGGCGGTGACGGCCGGCGTGGACGTCGTGACGAAGGTGCAGAAGTACGGGGACACCGCCTACGGGTGGGCGATGGAGGACACGACGAGCGTGTGCAAGGTGGTCGCGGACCGCCGCACCGGACGGCTCGTCGGCGGACACCTCATCGGCCCGGAGGCGTCCACCCTGATCCAGCCGCTGATCCAGATGATGGCCT